A segment of the Arthrobacter sp. U41 genome:
GGAAATCTCGTTGTTCTTCCAATCCGCTACCGAGCTGGAGACCACTTCGCCGTGGAAATGGCAGTCCGTCGCCTTTTTTGCGCTGATGCACTCGTGCGGGCTTCGGACCTGCGAAACCCGCAGGCTGCAACCCCGGGATGTTGACCTCGATAAAGGGGAGATCGATGTCCTGTGGTCCAAGGCCAACAGGAGCCGGCGCCTGCCAATCACGGGCCAGGTCATCGATGTCCTCGCAGACTGCGACCGGACATCCCGCAAGAGGTTCGGGCAACAACGTCCCGGGTTCTTCGTCTCCTCGACCGCAGCCCCGGTATCACCGGCATCGATCGGGGTCACGTTTAACCGAATCTGGGACCAAGCCGGGTTGCCACGGGCAGTTGGTGGCAGACAGCCTCACCCCTACTCCTTCCGCCACCATTTCGCCTACGCCAACATCGAACGATGGATGGCCGAAGGCACCGACGTCAATGCGATGCTGCCCTACCTCGCCCGGTATATGGGGCATGCATCGCTGGACAGCACCTTCTACTACATCCACACATCACCGGACTTCATGGATGGCTACGCAGCACTCACCCACGACGGCCCAGGCGTGTTCCCCGAGGTGGGATTCGAATGAAACGCACAACCCACGAACCGGCACCTGATTTCTGGGGTTACGCACGGAACTACCTGCACGACTTCCTGCCCAACGTCAGGGAAATGGCGCCGCGCAGCATCGAGGCATACCGGATCAGTCTGGAAAGCTACCTCCATTACCTGGTCACGGAGAAGCAGGTCCGCCGCCAGAACATCGGCTTTGATCACTTCGACCGGCAATTCCTCAAGGACTGGCTGGTATGGATGCGGCAAACCAAGAAATACCTGCCCGCAACCATCGGCCTGCGCCTGAGCGCCGTCAAGGCCTTCCTGAATTTCGCGTCCGCGGAAGACCTCACCCTGGTCGCTGTTTACCAGGCTGCCAAGAACATCAAGGCACCAACCACACCGCGCAAACCCATCGAATACCTCCAAGAGAACGAGACGGCAGCGATTCTCGCCGCCTACGACGGCAACGACGTGAAGTCACGCCGGAACCGCATGCTGCTCATCCTGCTCTACGACAGCGGTGCCCGCGTCGGCGAGATCACCGCGCTAACCATTGACGACCTGGCACTGACAAGACCGGCCCACCTGACCCTCACGGGCAAACGGGATAAGAGCCGCGTCGTCCCCTTGGGCGAGAAGACCGTGGAACACCTGAAGGTCTATCTCGACGAGTTCCACCCGCAACGCGCAAACCGGCCCGCGACGCGGCCCCTGTTTTATAGCTTCCACCGCGGTCAACCGATTGCCCCTTCCAGCGACACCGTTGCCGCGGTGCTCAAGAAAGCCGGGGACGTCGCCCGCGAATGGTGCCCTTCGGTCCCGGGCAATCTCCACTGCCACATGCTGCGGAAGACCAAGGCCATGGACCTCTATAAGCAAGGCATACCGTTGCCGATCATCATGCAGCTGCTCGGACACGAAAGCATGAGCACCACCTCGGCGTTCTACGCCTTCGCCACCCTCGACATGATGCGGGCAGCGATGAAAGCGGCCACCCCTGCAATCGGCGAAACGAGCACCGATGTGCTCAGCGACGATGAACTTCAACTGCTCTACTCACTGAAATAACACCAAACATTAAGCCGAGGAACGGGTCAGTGACCCAGGAATCACAAGAGCAGAAGCCGCAACCTCGGCTTAACGGTTTTCTCGGCATAATCGCTGTTAAGCCGAATTCGGCTTAACAGCGACCGCGGCACCCAATACACCTCCCGGGAAATGGGCGCCTGGTGCACCGGAAACGCTGTTCGCCAGTCGATGGGGGCCACCGGGGTGTGTTGGGATAATGCCGTCGCCGAGTCGGCGTTCTCATCCCTGAAGAACGAGTTCTACCACCACCACAGCTTCGCTACACGGCAGGACGCCCGCCGGGCAACCATGCGCTACATCGAAGTTTTCTACAACCGCTGGCGCCCCCACACCAACAATGATGGGCTGCCGCCGGCCACAGCAATGGCCAACTTCAAGACCAAAATCCAGCCGCTACCCGCGGCCGCCTAACCCAAAAAGAAACCAACCGGCTGTCTCACATCCTTGACACACCTCAGTCAGTGCAACCGATGTGATCAATGGATTCATGACAGCCCTGCCCTCCGTCATCCCGGTCGCGCACGGAAGAGACAGGGTCTCAGGGTCTTACGGGGAGTTAACCGCGATTTTTCCTGAGGTACGGTTTCTGGCGGTTCAGGGATGGCTGCCTGATTTCGTCGATTTTTGCATGTGGGTGCATCAAATTTCCGCTGACCGGCGGCAGCCGTGGTGGGGGTTCCACGGCCATCGTTTGTCGTTCTTGTTTCCTTATCTTCTGCTGGCTGCCGGACGCGCGCGGCTATGGCGGGCGCTGGGCCGCCGCGAGCCGGTTCAAAGCCTTGATTAGCAGGTCCGTTTAGGGGCTTTGGCCGGCGGGGTGGACGGTGAATCGGGCTCCTGCTCAGTTTCCCCGGCATGATGGCAGGGCAATGTGGATGTTCAACTCTTGTCAGAATCGGTACCCAGCTGCCGAAGGATTATGACATCCAAACGCTTACTTCCCGCAAACAATCCACCGCGGCCGCACGCCCGGCGTTGGCGGTACAGCCCGGCACCACCTCTCAGTCCACTGCCTTGGGTTTCTGGTAGAGGTTCTCGGCTGAGACCGCGTTGGCTGGCAGAGCCGGGCCTGCTACTCACCGGCGGCGTGGATCCATTTGCGGCAGCGCCGGTTCAGAGCGGCCTGCCGCCTGTTCCTGCACTGCAGGTTTACAGGGTGGCGATTATGTCGAAATCGTGTCCCGAGGCCATTGCCAAGTGGATTGGCTGGACCGCTTTACCTTCATTGAAATTTACGGTCCCTCGGGGCCCCGCGTAGGAGGCCTGGACGGTGTTCTCAATGATTCGTTCGGCCTTGGTGCTACGTGTCCGGGTTGCGGCGTCAGCCAGAAACCGAATCCCCTCGTAGCACGATTCGGCCATGTTGTTCAAAGGTGGCGCAGAGCTGCCGTGCAGCCGGGTGTAGGCGGAGACTAGGTCCATGGCCTCGTCCGTTCGAAGTGACCTGAAGTATGAGGCTGATACGTATAGGTTTTCGGTTGCTCCGGCACCGCTGGCGAGCAACATGGTTTCTTCCATGAGTGGGCTGTAGCGTGCAATGCGAGCAGAGAGGCCTCTGCGGGCAAATTCACGGTTGAAATCGACGGCATGTTGACCAACCAGGAGCATCAGGACTCCGTCACAGTTGCTGCGCTCTGCAAGGTCCACCAAATGGCGGATGCGCCCTCCACCATAGGGCACGAAATGCTCCCCAATGATCGAGATGCCTAGATCCTGGCTCTGGCTCCGGATAGCCGCGCAGGAAAGGCGTGGCCACACGTAATCGTCTCCGACGACGAGCCAGCGCCGCAGCCCGGCCTGCTTGCGAAGCCATTTCAGTGCCGGTGCAATCTGCATGGAAGGCGTTTCGCCCAGACAGACCACTCCCACCCTGTCTTCTCCGCCTTCGTAGAGAGAGGTGTAGACGTAGGGTAGCTTTCCTGCTGTCTCCCGGGCGATGGCTAGACGGACAG
Coding sequences within it:
- a CDS encoding tyrosine-type recombinase/integrase, with the translated sequence MSTYKFTSVFARELTRYLAFKQGMGCYGDSRIWYLRSFDTYCTEHQVASFDQQAVEGWVMFKKSSQPGSSPSWMSYIRDFGRWMRTHDNPEAYVLAESWKSGFFRSQPYLLSREEISLFFQSATELETTSPWKWQSVAFFALMHSCGLRTCETRRLQPRDVDLDKGEIDVLWSKANRSRRLPITGQVIDVLADCDRTSRKRFGQQRPGFFVSSTAAPVSPASIGVTFNRIWDQAGLPRAVGGRQPHPYSFRHHFAYANIERWMAEGTDVNAMLPYLARYMGHASLDSTFYYIHTSPDFMDGYAALTHDGPGVFPEVGFE
- a CDS encoding tyrosine-type recombinase/integrase, which encodes MKRTTHEPAPDFWGYARNYLHDFLPNVREMAPRSIEAYRISLESYLHYLVTEKQVRRQNIGFDHFDRQFLKDWLVWMRQTKKYLPATIGLRLSAVKAFLNFASAEDLTLVAVYQAAKNIKAPTTPRKPIEYLQENETAAILAAYDGNDVKSRRNRMLLILLYDSGARVGEITALTIDDLALTRPAHLTLTGKRDKSRVVPLGEKTVEHLKVYLDEFHPQRANRPATRPLFYSFHRGQPIAPSSDTVAAVLKKAGDVAREWCPSVPGNLHCHMLRKTKAMDLYKQGIPLPIIMQLLGHESMSTTSAFYAFATLDMMRAAMKAATPAIGETSTDVLSDDELQLLYSLK
- a CDS encoding substrate-binding domain-containing protein — translated: MTMAQSCDESWRLAMVVPFQGPAGMFGASCEAVTELAVAELNATSGVGGRPVTVELIDGGAKPEAVAARIRDLIREQRIDAVTGWHISSVRLAIARETAGKLPYVYTSLYEGGEDRVGVVCLGETPSMQIAPALKWLRKQAGLRRWLVVGDDYVWPRLSCAAIRSQSQDLGISIIGEHFVPYGGGRIRHLVDLAERSNCDGVLMLLVGQHAVDFNREFARRGLSARIARYSPLMEETMLLASGAGATENLYVSASYFRSLRTDEAMDLVSAYTRLHGSSAPPLNNMAESCYEGIRFLADAATRTRSTKAERIIENTVQASYAGPRGTVNFNEGKAVQPIHLAMASGHDFDIIATL